One window of Nymphaea colorata isolate Beijing-Zhang1983 chromosome 1, ASM883128v2, whole genome shotgun sequence genomic DNA carries:
- the LOC116246472 gene encoding trans-ocimene synthase, chloroplastic-like — MVCNFPITRIEELKEKVRRKLMATDNELELIKSIDSLHRFDIAYHFAHEIEAKLISIYHKFGGSDTSDHNLHTVALQFRLFRQQGFYVSPDVFQKFKDFEGGFNLGLAKDSSGLMSLYEASYFQCPGEDILGEARVFAKAHLEALIPLLHPSPANQIRHVLEHPLRLTLPRIGARHYIERSCEDQEMVELAILEFNYVQSLHQRDLQEFSKWWEELGIIKEMGFLTRNQPVLWFMLSTLALPEPQFSRLRIEFAKITALIFVIDDLFDVYGDDQLDDLVLFVEAFNRLMVLTQNGCDILQHSKATVPMELLDATASLIFLPAAIFRLWDDLGSSKVERDRGYDASYVEFYAKERNVSKEYARKETLNLIGDAWKKLNQASLQSGLQDFTPAFIRFSVNCARMGQLLHSYGKDDQETTIKEDVQKIFIEKISS; from the exons ATGGTTTGCAACTTCCCCATCACCAGAATTGAGGAATTGAAGGAGAAAGTAAGGAGAAAACTCATGGCTACGGACAATGAGTTGGAGCTCATCAAATCTATCGATTCCCTCCACCGCTTCGACATCGCTTACCACTTTGCTCATGAGATCGAGGCTAAGTTGATCTCCATCTACCATAAATTCGGTGGATCCGACACCAGTGATCATAACTTGCATACGGTAGCCCTTCAGTTTAGACTCTTCCGGCAGCAAGGCTTCTACGTTTCCCCAG ATGTGTTCCAAAAGTTCAAGGATTTTGAAGGGGGATTCAACCTTGGTTTGGCTAAAGATTCAAGTGGTTTAATGAGTTTGTATGAAGCTTCATACTTCCAGTGTCCAGGAGAAGACATACTTGGTGAGGCCAGGGTCTTTGCTAAGGCACATCTTGAGGCACTAATTCCACTTCTTCACCCCTCTCCAGCCAACCAAATCCGGCATGTGCTAGAGCATCCTTTGCGTTTAACGTTGCCAAGGATTGGAGCAAGACACTATATAGAACGTTCTTGTGAAGATCAAGAAATGGTAGAACTGGCAATATTGGAGTTCAACTATGTGCAATCCCTTCACCAAAGAGATCTTCAAGAATTTTCTAA GTGGTGGGAAGAGCTTGGGATAATCAAGGAAATGGGATTTCTTACAAGAAACCAGCCTGTGCTGTGGTTCATGTTATCCACTTTGGCGTTGCCAGAGCCACAATTCTCCCGGTTGAGGATTGAATTTGCCAAAATCACAGCACTGATCTTTGTTATCGATGATCTGTTTGATGTTTATGGAGATGATCAGTTGGATGATCTGGTTCTCTTCGTTGAAGCTTTCAATAG ACTCATGGTCCTGACACAGAACGGCTGTGACATACTTCAGCATTCCAAAGCAACG GTCCCAATGGAGCTGCTCGATGCCACCGCAAGCCTCATCTTCCTTCCTGCTGCAATATTCCGACTGTGGGATGATCTTGGTTCCTCCAAG GTTGAAAGAGATCGAGGATACGATGCTTCCTACGTAGAGTTCTATGCAAAGGAACGCAATGTTTCCAAAGAATATGCGCGGAaggaaactttgaatttgattggCGATGCGTGGAAGAAGCTGAACCAGGCAAGCCTACAAAGTGGTCTTCAAGATTTCACTCCGGCCTTCATCAGGTTTTCCGTGAATTGTGCACGCATGGGGCAGCTGTTACACTCGTATGGCAAAGACGATCAGGAGACGACCATCAAGGAGGATgttcaaaagatttttatagaaaaaatttcaagctGA
- the LOC116246401 gene encoding aladin: MPSFPPPGSLTVCEIRREMVVADSLSDSHAKDAYGKLLGTVFSPIPFEPNALLVNTDIPYDDGNRDVVPSSDGLGGVKGSLLKCLSAITRITREPVKLQSKISVHAISWHQHKHILAFISGPNQVSVHDFDDLDCRDPCILSSESQRGVQMLDWRPNGGRTLAVACKGGVCIWSASYPGNSASLRSGSASFLVTPARGSGIRWAMVDFLRSPNGETVTSLSWSPNGRNLVSASSESSSFIIWDIAQGTGTPIRRGFGAISMLKWSPTGDYFFSAKFDGTFYLWETSTWTSETWSSSGEPVQGAVWGPDGRSLLLAFSKSPTLGSVHFASRPPLLDAHLLPVDLPELASMGASVEMIAWDASGERLAVSFTGNDDNYDGLIAVYDTRRTPLISSSFIGFIRGPGERPKALAFSFHNNLKQGPLLSVSWSSGWCCTYPLIFR, translated from the exons ATGCCGAGCTTCCCACCGCCGGGATCGCTCACCGTCTGTGAGATCCGCCGGGAAATGG TGGTCGCGGATAGCCTCTCCGACTCCCACGCCAAGGACGCGTACGGGAAACTGCTG GGAACGGTCTTCAGTCCGATACCTTTTGAACCAAATGCGCTCTTGGTGAACACTGACATACCTTATGATGATGGAAACCGTGATGTGGTTCCCAGTTCCGATGGACTTGGTGGAGTTAAAGGTTCTTTGTTGAAGTGTCTGTCAGCTATAACAAGGATCACTAGAGAGCCT GTGAAGCTACAGTCAAAGATTTCTGTTCACGCTATAAGCTGGCACCAACATAAGCACATTTTGGCTTTTATATCTGGTCCTAATCAAGTATCCGTGCATGATTTTGATGATTTAG ATTGCAGAGATCCGTGTATCTTGTCTAGTGAATCTCAAAGGGGGGTTCAAATGCTTGACTGGAGGCCAAATGGTGGCAGAACACTGGCTGTAGCATGCAA GGGTGGTGTATGTATTTGGTCTGCTTCTTATCCTGGAAATTCAGCTTCTCTAAGATCTGGGTCAGCTTCTTTCTTGGTCACTCCTGCTAGAGGCTCTGGGATCCGCTGGGCTATGGTAGATTTTCTTCGAAGTCCTAATGGTGAAACGGTCACATCATTATCATGGAGCCCCAATGGAAGA AATTTGGTGTCTGCATCATCTGAGAGCTCGTCCTTTATCATCTGGGATATTGCTCAAg GCACTGGTACACCTATTCGGCGTGGTTTTGGGGCCATATCAATGTTGAAATGGTCACCAACTGGAGATTATTTTTTCTCTGCAAAATT TGATGGAACCTTTTATCTCTGGGAGACAAGCACATGGACCTCAGAAACTTGGTCATCCAGTGGTGAGCCTGTCCAA GGGGCAGTTTGGGGTCCTGATGGCCGTAGTTTACTTCTAGCCTTCTCAAAATCCCCAACACTGGGTTCAGTTCACTTCGCATCCAGGCCACCATTATTGG ATGCACATCTGTTGCCAGTTGATTTGCCAGAGTTGGCATCCATGGGAGCCAG TGTGGAGATGATAGCCTGGGATGCATCGGGTGAGAGGCTGGCAGTGTCATTCACAGGGAATGATGACAATTATGATGGTCTTATTGCAGTATATGATACTCGGAGGACTCCACTTATTTCATCGTCATTTAT TGGTTTTATCCGTGGTCCAGGGGAGAGGCCTAAGGCGCTTGCTTTTTCTTTCCACAACAATTTGAAACAGGGGCCTTTGCTATCTGTA AGTTGGAGCAGTGGATGGTGTTGTACATACCCACTCATTTTCCGGTGA
- the LOC116246463 gene encoding LOW QUALITY PROTEIN: exo-alpha-bergamotene synthase-like (The sequence of the model RefSeq protein was modified relative to this genomic sequence to represent the inferred CDS: inserted 1 base in 1 codon; deleted 2 bases in 2 codons; substituted 1 base at 1 genomic stop codon) — protein MVVESCRGDVALMEMVDSIQRLGVAYQFQKEIMGVVEKISRSEDEGSCEDRSLHHVSLRFRLLRQHGRDVSPDVFNAYKDETRHFMSSLKEDVKGMLSYYEASHLGFEGEDVLEEAMAFAGHHLEEIGMEMGSDTDLSQQVARALDLPLHKRMLRWEATARQYIEAYEKQPGHCPVLLELAKLDFNNVQSLYQTEVKELSRLHTNQSFYSIHNAFSETTYIDKAKKHDTVDIWHERLAHVGYNKLREMSNKGQLIGLPKLEMRTDKVCPGCQYGKVHKRPFKESKYRAKAPFELVHSDIFGKVPDPSVGEMLYKKKPSHKTKFDKKAQRWDIGYAQRELPEYMRICFLALXHTTDEFDXDFKSEKGLNFLPYLTGAWTDFCKVLFVEAEWFCSGHTPKLQEYLDNAWISIDDEFGYRLWDPKNNKIYRSHDIVFREDQTIEDVMGDTKSCVNASDSGELECYVEVLDDMHKDEWIKAMWEEINSLYKNHTFDLVKLQKDDMLIVGHDCQLISQLNKDMDKFFDMKDLGPTQQLLGMRIVHDRKTKKLWLSREIH, from the exons ATGGTAGTGGAAAGTTGCAGGGGTGATGTAGCACTGATGGAGATGGTGGACAGCATCCAGAGATTGGGAGTTGCTTACCAATTCCAGAAGGAGATCATGGGTGTCGTGGAGAAGATAAGCAGATCAGAAGACGAGGGATCGTGTGAAGATCGAAGCCTTCACCACGTATCTCTTCGGTTCAGATTGTTGAGGCAACACGGTCGTGATGTTTCACCTG ACGTTTTCAATGCTTATAAGGACGAGACTAGGCATTTTATGAGCAGCCTTAAAGAAGATGTGAAG GGGATGCTGAGCTACTACGAGGCATCACACCTTGGCTTTGAAGGTGAGGACGTATTGGAAGAAGCCATGGCTTTCGCAGGCCATCACCTTGAGGAAATTGGCATGGAAATGGGCTCGGATACGGACCTTTCTCAACAGGTGGCTCGAGCCTTAGACCTCCCCCTACACAAAAGGATGCTAAGGTGGGAAGCCACT GCCAGGCAGTATATTGAAGCGTATGAAAAGCAGCCCGGCCATTGCCCAGTCTTGCTCGAACTAGCAAAGCTGGACTTCAACAATGTGCAGTCTTTATACCAAACAGAAGTTAAAGAGCTGTCAAGGTTGCATACCAATCAATCTTTCTATAGTATTCATAATGCTTTCTCAG aaacaacatatattgacaaagcaaAGAAGCATGACACTGTAGATATTTGGCATGAGAGACTcgctcatgttggatacaacAAACTCCGGGAGATGTCTAATAAAGGGCAGTTGATTGGCCTGCCCAAGCTTGAGATGCGTACAGACAAAGTATGCCCTGGATGTCAGTATGGAAAGGTGCACAAGAGGCCATTCAAAGAATCGAAGTATAGAGCTAAAGCACCATTTGAGCTTGTGCATTCAGATATATTCGGCAAAGTACCAGACCCATCAGTTGGAG AAATGCTCTATAAAAAGAAGCCATCT CACAAGACTAAGTTCGATAAGAAGGCACAGAG ATGGGATATTGGATATGCTCAGAGAGAGCTTCCAGAGTACATGAGGATATGCTTTCTCGCTCTCTAACATACAACCGACGAATTTG AAGATTTCAAGTCGGAGAAAGGTTTAAACTTCTTACCTTACTTGACCGGAGCG TGGACTGATTTTTGCAAAGTGCTTTTCGTGGAAGCAGAATGGTTTTGCAGTGGGCATACGCCAAAGCTGCAAGAATACTTGGACAACGCGTGGATATCCATAG atgatgaatttggttacaggttatgGGATCCAAAGAATAACAAAATCTACAGGAGTCATGATATTGTCTTCAGAGAGGATCAgactattgaagatgtcatgggaGACACGAAGTCGTGtgtgaatgctagtg ataGTGGAGAGCTAGAATGCTATGTAGAGGTGCTAGATGATatgcataaagatgaatggattaaaGCTATGTGGGAAGAGATTAATTCTTTGtataagaatcacacttttgatttggtaaaGCTAcaaaaag atgacatgcttattgttggacatGATTGTCAATTGATTAGTCAATTGAATAAGGATATGGACAaattctttgatatgaaagacttggggccaacacaacaattgttaggcatgCGGATTGTTCATGATAGGAAGACCAAAAAGTTGTGGTTatcaagagaaatacattga